A window from Shewanella livingstonensis encodes these proteins:
- a CDS encoding sterol desaturase family protein, which translates to MIDDMAAIRLGVFIAILALMMSLEWLFPARKLTKTPQTATMATRWLGNFGLLMISSLIARLILPLGLAGFALYATNQQWGLLHYLSLPLWLNIGVSILLLDMLIYWQHRLFHRIPSLWRLHKVHHADRHVDSSTALRFHPIEIIASLGIKAFAIVVLGIPAEAVILFEILLNGFAIFNHANIRLPANVEKLARLVLVTQVLHRIHHSQLMAESNTNFGFSIIWWDKLFGTYTAQASKPDALIDIGLTQYPNAKQNAWLNGLLWMPFSNKNK; encoded by the coding sequence ATGATAGATGATATGGCAGCGATTCGCTTAGGGGTGTTTATTGCAATTTTAGCATTGATGATGAGTCTAGAATGGTTGTTTCCCGCCAGAAAGCTGACTAAAACGCCACAAACAGCCACCATGGCAACACGTTGGTTGGGAAATTTTGGCTTGCTAATGATCTCATCGCTAATCGCAAGGTTAATACTACCATTGGGTTTAGCAGGCTTTGCCTTGTATGCCACAAACCAGCAATGGGGGTTATTACATTATTTGAGTTTGCCGCTTTGGCTTAATATCGGCGTCAGTATATTGCTGTTAGATATGTTGATTTATTGGCAGCACAGGTTGTTTCATCGCATTCCGTCATTATGGCGTTTGCACAAAGTTCATCATGCCGACCGCCACGTCGACAGCAGCACCGCATTGCGCTTTCATCCTATCGAAATCATTGCCAGCCTTGGCATAAAAGCGTTTGCCATTGTGGTATTAGGTATCCCAGCTGAAGCGGTCATCTTGTTTGAGATATTGCTCAATGGCTTTGCTATTTTTAACCATGCCAACATACGTTTACCCGCTAATGTTGAAAAACTAGCCCGCTTGGTTCTGGTCACCCAAGTATTACATCGCATACATCACAGCCAATTAATGGCCGAAAGCAATACCAACTTTGGCTTTAGTATTATCTGGTGGGACAAACTATTTGGCACTTACACCGCACAGGCCAGTAAACCTGATGCCCTAATTGATATTGGGTTAACCCAATACCCTAATGCGAAGCAAAATGCATGGTTAAACGGTTTATTGTGGATGCCTTTTAGCAACAAGAACAAATAA
- a CDS encoding methyl-accepting chemotaxis protein — translation MIGFTQSLKARIADLEHQIVSKKQQHSDELTQLQQRITMLTEQLTMSENQSEYDAARANLQLQGATMLNDIRDTTLANSIKLDEEKQMLSAVDKLFNQTRVAIGNLKDRAGHLNEHAEKSMATAAKLSNSANGISNLVASIQQISEQTNLLALNAAIEAARAGDAGRGFAVVASEVRQLASNAHDASANIEKLVATVIEQTEQIKQVVITNQTCSSEIAVSSEQIDQVVTEVLQSSGVMKRVIGEASMTAFLTTVKLDHSVWKSNVYSILANKDNKASVNSHTECRLGKWYYHGEGQQFASLSSFKAIEQPHKTVHSAGKAAVVAMQSGDEATILTHLESMEDASIRVVKAIDSLLSQSQHQ, via the coding sequence ATGATCGGTTTTACCCAAAGCTTGAAAGCCCGCATTGCCGACCTAGAACATCAAATCGTTAGTAAAAAGCAACAACACAGTGATGAACTCACTCAATTACAACAACGCATTACGATGTTAACTGAACAATTAACAATGTCTGAAAATCAATCAGAATACGACGCCGCTCGCGCCAATTTACAGCTACAAGGCGCAACGATGCTCAACGATATCCGTGACACAACCCTAGCTAACTCAATCAAGTTAGATGAAGAAAAGCAGATGCTCTCAGCTGTAGATAAACTGTTCAATCAGACTCGTGTCGCTATTGGTAACTTAAAAGATCGTGCAGGGCATTTAAATGAGCATGCAGAAAAAAGCATGGCTACAGCGGCTAAGTTGAGTAATTCTGCCAATGGCATTAGTAATCTGGTGGCATCGATTCAACAAATTTCAGAACAAACTAATTTACTCGCCCTTAATGCCGCAATTGAAGCTGCACGAGCAGGAGATGCTGGCCGTGGTTTTGCCGTTGTCGCCAGTGAAGTTCGCCAATTAGCAAGCAATGCTCATGACGCTAGCGCCAACATTGAAAAGTTAGTCGCTACGGTCATTGAACAAACCGAACAAATTAAACAAGTTGTGATAACCAACCAAACTTGCTCAAGTGAAATAGCAGTCTCTTCTGAACAAATTGATCAAGTCGTCACCGAAGTACTACAAAGCTCTGGTGTGATGAAACGTGTTATTGGCGAAGCGTCAATGACTGCATTTTTAACTACGGTCAAGTTAGACCATAGCGTCTGGAAGAGTAACGTTTACAGTATATTAGCCAATAAAGACAATAAAGCCAGTGTCAACAGCCACACCGAGTGTCGACTCGGAAAATGGTATTACCATGGTGAAGGCCAACAATTTGCCAGTTTATCCAGCTTTAAAGCGATTGAGCAACCACACAAAACAGTACACAGCGCAGGTAAAGCTGCGGTGGTGGCTATGCAGTCAGGTGATGAAGCAACGATTTTAACTCATCTTGAAAGCATGGAAGATGCCAGTATTCGCGTGGTAAAAGCCATCGATAGTTTACTGTCGCAAAGTCAGCACCAATAA
- a CDS encoding 5'-methylthioadenosine/adenosylhomocysteine nucleosidase — protein sequence MKIGIIGAMEPEVIHLVQAIVEPVHTTIAGIEFISGSIAGKDVVVTRSGIGKVAASIATTLLIEKFAATHVINTGSAGGFVDSLAIGDIVISSEVRHHDVDVTAFGYEIGQMAQQPAAFIPDSTLVNAAKSAVAELGEVKAIEGLICTGDSFICDPVRTKVMRENFPTMAACEMEGAAIAQVCHQFNVPFVVIRSLSDNANNDSPVDFDSYIIKAGMHSAMMVIALLQQL from the coding sequence ATGAAAATCGGTATTATTGGCGCTATGGAGCCAGAAGTTATTCATTTAGTTCAAGCGATTGTAGAACCAGTACATACAACAATTGCTGGAATCGAATTTATTAGCGGTAGCATTGCTGGTAAAGATGTAGTAGTTACTCGCTCTGGTATCGGTAAGGTCGCGGCCAGTATCGCGACTACATTATTAATCGAAAAATTTGCCGCCACTCATGTGATAAATACCGGTTCTGCTGGTGGTTTTGTTGATTCTTTGGCGATTGGCGATATTGTGATTTCATCAGAAGTGCGTCACCACGACGTAGATGTGACTGCTTTTGGTTATGAAATTGGCCAAATGGCTCAGCAACCTGCGGCATTTATACCAGACAGCACATTAGTTAATGCCGCCAAAAGCGCCGTTGCTGAATTGGGTGAAGTAAAAGCAATTGAAGGGTTAATTTGTACTGGCGATAGTTTTATTTGCGATCCTGTTAGAACGAAAGTGATGCGCGAAAACTTCCCAACCATGGCAGCATGCGAAATGGAAGGCGCTGCAATTGCTCAGGTTTGTCATCAGTTTAACGTGCCGTTTGTGGTGATCCGTTCACTGTCAGATAATGCCAATAATGACTCGCCAGTTGATTTTGACTCATACATAATCAAAGCTGGTATGCATTCAGCAATGATGGTTATTGCACTGTTGCAACAGCTATAA
- a CDS encoding cobalamin biosynthesis protein CobD/CbiB yields MVNQLFNPQLLSQDGGLLQSCCILFCALILARFAPIPRDLQPLLWFNRLAVLIASKVNHPERAVSQQLIAGILATLILIVPSGIIVSFLLSLAAYPWFFELIILYFCLCDSAFKPVAEKVVTAIKMGNKQDAKQLLTPWVRQNTQVLSEVGLSKTTIEKLFTTPIYGTLATILFFSLGGATMALVVRMLRQLEHCWPPYHPHFHIFSSFIGQFNRVIFFIPTLLWHCSLAIQFGQLGLKSIFSQPILAQTNKNQPNNHYSSYALAAKLLKIELGGPQQFVENGKTIRVDLPKIKAGPLPDYRYISQAITVTHTANLFWISLTLLLPLIWSGLRFI; encoded by the coding sequence ATGGTCAATCAATTATTTAATCCTCAATTATTGAGCCAAGATGGCGGCTTACTACAGAGCTGTTGTATTTTATTTTGTGCATTAATATTGGCTCGCTTCGCGCCAATTCCCCGAGATTTACAGCCCCTATTATGGTTCAATCGTTTAGCGGTGTTAATTGCCAGTAAAGTTAATCATCCTGAGCGAGCAGTGAGCCAGCAGCTTATCGCTGGCATTTTAGCCACACTTATTTTGATAGTACCTAGCGGGATTATCGTCAGTTTTCTACTTAGCCTTGCCGCCTACCCATGGTTCTTTGAGCTTATTATTTTGTATTTTTGTTTATGTGATTCCGCTTTTAAACCCGTGGCAGAGAAGGTCGTTACAGCAATAAAAATGGGGAATAAGCAAGACGCTAAACAACTACTCACTCCTTGGGTAAGGCAAAATACTCAAGTGTTGTCTGAAGTCGGGTTAAGTAAAACTACCATTGAGAAGTTATTCACCACGCCCATTTATGGCACGTTAGCTACTATATTATTTTTTAGCTTAGGCGGCGCTACCATGGCACTGGTGGTGCGAATGTTAAGACAACTAGAACATTGTTGGCCGCCATATCATCCACACTTTCATATTTTCTCTAGTTTTATTGGTCAGTTCAATCGAGTAATATTTTTTATTCCTACCTTGCTATGGCACTGCTCATTAGCCATTCAATTTGGTCAACTGGGTCTTAAGTCTATTTTTTCTCAACCAATATTGGCCCAAACGAATAAAAATCAGCCCAACAATCATTACAGTAGTTATGCATTGGCGGCAAAATTACTAAAAATAGAATTAGGTGGTCCGCAGCAATTTGTTGAAAACGGTAAAACAATTCGAGTAGATTTACCTAAAATAAAAGCTGGCCCATTACCCGATTATCGCTACATCAGCCAAGCCATAACGGTAACTCATACTGCCAACCTATTTTGGATCAGCTTAACCTTGCTACTGCCGCTTATTTGGAGTGGATTAAGATTTATTTAA
- a CDS encoding DUF2721 domain-containing protein produces MFNNLHVSLTTPALLFPAISLLLLAYTNRFFSLAALIRQLSNDKKPVQGDQIKNLRQRIIIIRKMQEAGVSSFALCVFCMILIYVGFNQIGSVVFGLSLLLLLYSLILSVIEIRISVDALTIHLEELSK; encoded by the coding sequence TTGTTCAACAATTTACATGTATCACTAACAACCCCAGCGTTGCTTTTCCCAGCTATTTCGCTGTTATTACTAGCCTACACTAATCGTTTTTTTTCGTTAGCCGCATTGATCCGTCAATTAAGCAACGACAAAAAACCGGTGCAAGGCGATCAAATTAAAAACTTACGCCAACGCATCATTATCATCCGAAAAATGCAAGAAGCCGGTGTTAGCAGCTTTGCCCTATGTGTGTTTTGCATGATTTTGATTTATGTTGGTTTTAACCAAATTGGTTCGGTAGTCTTTGGGTTAAGTTTATTACTGTTATTGTATTCGTTAATTTTATCTGTAATCGAGATCCGTATTTCAGTCGATGCTCTCACGATTCACCTTGAAGAGTTAAGTAAATGA
- a CDS encoding trimeric intracellular cation channel family protein, translating into MSQWIYFFDLCGTAVFALSGALAAGKHRMDPFGVIVLASVTAIGGGSIRDALIGATPVFWIRDPNYMLVILATVITCLVLVRKPHKLPPRSLSIADALGLALFTVIGAEKALLLELSGMVAVVMGLITGVGGGIIRDLLCRQIPMVLRTEIYATASIVGGICYTLSIFVGMDSMTSMLIAMFSTLIIRLSAIRWHLSLPAFDLKTKRT; encoded by the coding sequence ATGAGTCAGTGGATCTACTTTTTTGATTTATGCGGTACCGCTGTATTTGCCCTTTCAGGTGCATTAGCTGCGGGCAAGCACCGCATGGACCCCTTTGGCGTTATTGTATTAGCTTCAGTAACCGCCATTGGTGGTGGTAGTATTCGCGATGCGTTAATAGGTGCCACGCCAGTTTTTTGGATCCGTGATCCTAATTATATGCTCGTCATTCTTGCGACCGTAATAACCTGTTTAGTGTTAGTGCGTAAACCGCATAAATTACCTCCACGTTCATTATCTATTGCCGATGCACTCGGTTTAGCACTATTTACCGTAATTGGTGCAGAAAAAGCCTTATTGCTTGAATTATCTGGTATGGTCGCGGTAGTCATGGGATTAATAACCGGTGTCGGTGGTGGTATTATCCGAGATTTGTTATGTAGGCAAATTCCAATGGTGTTGCGAACGGAAATTTACGCAACCGCTTCCATCGTTGGAGGGATCTGTTATACCTTAAGCATATTTGTCGGCATGGATAGCATGACATCGATGTTGATCGCTATGTTCAGCACGCTAATCATCCGTCTTAGTGCTATCCGCTGGCACTTATCTTTACCGGCTTTTGATTTGAAAACAAAGAGAACTTAA
- a CDS encoding nuclear transport factor 2 family protein codes for MPREQQLAMQYMEALTDHDYTVLRRFYSRDTVFYDKTANTTYTGGRHIIAFLQRAHEGVLEYRLNVEHMFNTGSLVVIIGSYRLRGPGDQYGKPGKIIDLAVPGVTTLKFDNNTERLIEQMDLMDYQTMSDQLESQ; via the coding sequence ATGCCACGAGAACAACAGCTTGCGATGCAATACATGGAAGCGCTTACCGATCATGACTATACCGTTTTGCGACGTTTTTACTCTCGCGATACGGTCTTTTACGATAAAACAGCCAATACAACTTACACAGGCGGTCGGCATATTATTGCGTTTTTACAGCGGGCTCATGAAGGTGTATTAGAATACCGTTTAAACGTAGAACACATGTTTAATACCGGCTCTCTCGTGGTGATAATAGGCAGTTATCGATTACGAGGCCCCGGCGATCAATATGGTAAACCCGGTAAAATTATCGACCTTGCGGTACCAGGTGTCACCACCCTAAAATTTGATAACAATACTGAGCGTTTAATTGAGCAAATGGACTTAATGGATTATCAGACCATGTCTGATCAATTAGAGTCTCAGTAA
- the tyrS gene encoding tyrosine--tRNA ligase, giving the protein MANLDQVLAEIKRGTDEILLEADLLEKLKEGRPLRIKLGADPTAPDIHLGHTVILNKMRTFQELGHEVIFLIGDFTGMVGDPSGKNSTRPPLTREQVLANAETYKEQVYKILDPAKTRIEFNSSWLEPLGAAGMIRLASQQTVARMMERDDFKKRYASGQSIAIHEFMYPLLQGYDSVALKADVELGGTDQKFNLLMGRELQKSEGQKPQTVIMMPLLEGLDGVKKMSKSAHNYIGVSEPANEMFGKLMSISDDLMWRYLELLSFRPLTELAQFKLDVENGTNPRDIKILLAKEIIARFHDEEQAQAAHQAFIDRFQKGAIPDDIEEVVLEAGDGLAIANLLKDAGLVGSTSDGMRMIKQGAVKMDGEKIEDSRISFNAGLDAVFQVGKRKFAKVMLK; this is encoded by the coding sequence ATGGCTAATTTAGATCAAGTATTGGCAGAGATTAAGCGCGGTACCGATGAGATATTACTTGAGGCGGATTTGCTTGAGAAACTGAAAGAAGGGCGCCCATTACGTATCAAGTTAGGTGCAGATCCTACCGCTCCTGATATTCACTTAGGCCACACGGTTATTTTGAATAAGATGCGTACTTTTCAAGAGTTAGGTCACGAAGTGATTTTCTTGATTGGTGATTTTACCGGTATGGTCGGTGATCCTAGTGGTAAAAATAGCACCCGTCCGCCACTGACTCGTGAACAAGTGCTTGCTAACGCAGAAACCTACAAAGAACAGGTCTATAAAATTTTAGATCCAGCAAAAACTCGCATTGAATTTAATTCTAGCTGGTTAGAGCCATTAGGCGCAGCCGGTATGATCCGTTTAGCATCGCAGCAAACGGTTGCCCGTATGATGGAACGTGACGACTTTAAAAAGCGTTATGCATCTGGTCAATCTATTGCGATCCATGAATTTATGTATCCTTTACTACAAGGTTACGACTCGGTTGCATTGAAAGCTGATGTTGAATTAGGTGGTACTGATCAAAAGTTCAACCTGCTAATGGGTCGCGAACTGCAAAAGTCTGAAGGCCAAAAGCCGCAAACTGTCATCATGATGCCATTGCTTGAAGGTTTAGATGGCGTTAAGAAAATGTCTAAATCGGCCCACAACTATATTGGTGTGAGCGAGCCTGCCAACGAAATGTTTGGTAAGCTTATGTCGATTTCAGATGATTTAATGTGGCGTTATCTTGAACTGTTGTCATTCCGTCCACTAACTGAATTAGCCCAATTTAAGTTAGATGTTGAAAATGGTACTAATCCACGTGATATCAAGATTTTGTTGGCTAAAGAAATCATCGCGCGTTTTCATGATGAAGAGCAAGCACAAGCGGCGCATCAAGCTTTTATCGACCGTTTCCAAAAAGGTGCCATTCCTGATGACATCGAAGAAGTGGTATTAGAAGCGGGCGACGGGTTAGCTATTGCTAACTTACTTAAAGATGCAGGCCTTGTGGGTTCAACCTCTGACGGTATGCGCATGATTAAGCAAGGCGCAGTTAAAATGGACGGCGAGAAGATTGAAGACAGTCGCATTAGCTTTAATGCTGGTCTTGACGCGGTATTCCAGGTAGGTAAACGTAAGTTTGCCAAAGTGATGTTAAAGTAA